In Lepisosteus oculatus isolate fLepOcu1 chromosome 28, fLepOcu1.hap2, whole genome shotgun sequence, the following proteins share a genomic window:
- the stat5a gene encoding signal transducer and activator of transcription 5B isoform X1, with protein MAVWIQAQQLQGEALHQMQSLYGQHFPIEVRHYLSQWIESQMWDSIDLENPQEEFKAKRLLDSLIQELQKKAEHQVGEDGFLLKIKLGHYASQLKSTYDRCPLELVRCIKHILYTEQRLVREATNSSSPGGGLLDSMSQKYQQINQAFEELRVMTQDTENDLRKLQHNQEYFIIQYQESLRIQAQLTSLSTLPPADRLLREPSLQTKRATVEAWLTREANTLQKYRLDLAEKHQKTLQTLRKQQTVILDDELIQWKRRQQLAGNGGPPEGGLDVLQSWCEKLAETIWQNRQQIRRAEHLRQQLPIPGPIEELLTELNGTITDIISALVTSTFIIEKQPPQVLKTQTKFAATVRLLVGGKLNVHMNPPQVKATIISEQQAKALLKNENTRNDSSGEILNNNCVMEYHQTTGTLSAHFRNMSLKRIKRSDRRGAESVTEEKFTILFESQFSVGGNELVFQVKTLSLPVVVIVHGSQDNNATATVLWDNAFAEPGRVPFIVPDKVLWPQLCEALNMKFKAEVQSTRGLSEENLVFLAQKAFSSTSVNPEDYRSMTMSWSQFNRESLPGRNFTFWQWFDGVMELTKKHLKPHWNDGAILGFVNKQQAQDMLMSKPNGTFLLRFSDSEIGGITIAWVAENPNKAGERMVWNLMPYTTKDFSIRSLADRISDLNHLLFLYPDRPKDDVFSKYYTPPLSKQVDGYVKPQIKQVVPEFATAPPDPSGANATYMDHAASPSVSHPHTYGIYPTTNDTMLDADGEFDLDDTMDVARHVEELLRRPMESQWIGHTQS; from the exons ATGGCAGTGTGGATCCAGGCCCAGCAGCTCCAAGGGGAGGCTCTGCACCAGATGCAGTCCCTGTACGGGCAGCACTTTCCTATTGAGGTCCGCCACTACCTGTCCCAGTGGATCGAAAGCCAGATGTG GGATTCCATTGATTTGGAGAATCCTCAGGAGGAATTCAAGGCCAAACGGCTGCTGGACAGTTTGATCCAGGAGCTCCAGAAAAAAGCAGAACACCAAGTTGGTGAAGATGGTTTCCTGTTGAAGATCAAACTTGGGCACTACGCAAGTCAGCTCAAG AGTACGTACGACCGCTGCCCGCTGGAGCTAGTGCGATGTATAAAACACATTCTCTACACTGAGCAGAGACTGGTGCGAGAGGCAACAAAT TCGAGCTCTCCGGGAGGAGGGCTGCTGGACAGCATGTCTCAGAAGTACCAGCAGATCAACCAGGCCTTCGAGGAGCTGCGTGTGATGACCCAGGACACGGAGAACGACCTCCGCAAGCTGCAGCACAACCAGGAGTACTTCATCATCCAGTATCAGGAGAGCCTACGCATCCAGG CCCAGCTGACTAGCCTGTCCACTCTGCCCCCTGCGGACCGCCTGTTGAGGGAACCCAGCCTGCAGACCAAGAGGGCCACTGTGGAGGCCTGGCTCACTCGGGAGGCCAACACACTACAGAAATACAGACTG GACCTGGCCGAGAAGCATCAGAAGACTCTGCAGACGCTCAGGAAGCAGCAGACTGTCATCCTGGATGACGAGCTGATCCAGTGGAAGAGGCGGCAGCAGCTGGCGGGGAATGGGGGGCCCCCCGAGGGGGGATTGGATGTGCTGCAGTCCTG GTGTGAAAAGCTGGCGGAGACCATCTGGCAGAACCGGCAACAGATCCGAAGGGCTGAGCACCTCCGCCAGCAGCTGCCCATCCCCGGGCCTATCGAGGAGCTGCTGACCGAGCTCAACGGCACAATCACAGACATCATATCTGCACTAGTCACAAG CACCTTCATCATCGAGAAGCAGCCCCCGCAGGTCCTGAAGACGCAGACGAAGTTCGCGGCCACGGTGCGGCTGCTGGTGGGGGGGAAGCTGAACGTGCACATGAACCCCCCGCAGGTCAAGGCCACCATCATCAGCGAGCAGCAAGCCAAGGCCCTGCTGAAGAACGAGAACACCCGGAA tgaCAGCAGTGGAGAGATCCTCAACAATAACTGTGTCATGGAGTACCACCAAACCACTGGAACTCTCAGTGCCCACTTTAGAAATATG TCTTTGAAAAGGATCAAGCGTTCCGATCGACGGGGGGCGGAGTCCGTGACGGAGGAGAAATTCACCATCCTGTTTGAGTCGCAGTTCAGCGTTGGGGGGAACGAGCTGGTGTTTCAAGTCAAG ACGTTATCACTTCCAGTTGTGGTGATTGTCCATGGCAGCCAAGACAACAATGCCACAGCGACAGTATTGTGGGACAACGCCTTTGCTGAACCG GGGAGGGTGCCCTTCATCGTCCCGGACAAGGTGCTGTGGCCGCAGCTGTGCGAGGCGCTCAACATGAAGTTCAAGGCGGAGGTGCAGAGCACAAGGGGGCTGTCGGAGGAGAACCTAGTCTTTCTGGCTCAGAAGGCCTTCAGCAGCACCAGCGTCAACCCAGAGGACTACCGCAGCATGACCATGTCCTGGTCACAGTTCAACAGG GAAAGCTTACCTGGTCGAAACTTCACGTTCTGGCAGTGGTTTGATGGAGTTATGGAGCTCACGAAAAAGCACCTGAAACCCCATTGGAACGATGG CGCGATACTGGGATTCGTGAACAAGCAGCAGGCCCAGGACATGTTGATGTCGAAACCCAATGGCACCTTCCTGCTGCGATTCAGCGACTCTGAGATTGGAGGGATAACCATAGCTTGGGTGGCCGAAAACCCCAATAAAGCAG GGGAGAGGATGGTGTGGAACCTGATGCCCTACACGACCAAAGATTTCTCCATCCGCTCTTTGGCTGATCGCATCAGCGACCTCAACCATCTGCTGTTCCTGTATCCCGACCGGCCGAAGGACGACGTCTTCTCCAAATACTACACCCCTCCTCTCT CAAAACAAGTGGATGGGTATGTGAAGCCACAGATTAAACAGGTTGTGCCAGA GTTTGCGACTGCACCTCCTGACCCATCTGGGGCAAATGCCACCTATATGGATCACGCGGCCTCTCCATCCGTCAGTCACCCACACACCTATGGCATATACCCCACCAC GAATGACACCATGCTGGATGCGGATGGGGAGTTTGACCTGGATGACACCATGGACGTGGCCAGACATGTGGAAGAGCTGTTGCGTCGCCCAATGGAGAGTCAGTGGATTGGACACACCCAAtcgtga
- the stat5a gene encoding signal transducer and activator of transcription 5B isoform X2, which translates to MAVWIQAQQLQGEALHQMQSLYGQHFPIEVRHYLSQWIESQMWDSIDLENPQEEFKAKRLLDSLIQELQKKAEHQVGEDGFLLKIKLGHYASQLKSTYDRCPLELVRCIKHILYTEQRLVREATNSSSPGGGLLDSMSQKYQQINQAFEELRVMTQDTENDLRKLQHNQEYFIIQYQESLRIQAQLTSLSTLPPADRLLREPSLQTKRATVEAWLTREANTLQKYRLDLAEKHQKTLQTLRKQQTVILDDELIQWKRRQQLAGNGGPPEGGLDVLQSWCEKLAETIWQNRQQIRRAEHLRQQLPIPGPIEELLTELNGTITDIISALVTSTFIIEKQPPQVLKTQTKFAATVRLLVGGKLNVHMNPPQVKATIISEQQAKALLKNENTRNDSSGEILNNNCVMEYHQTTGTLSAHFRNMSLKRIKRSDRRGAESVTEEKFTILFESQFSVGGNELVFQVKTLSLPVVVIVHGSQDNNATATVLWDNAFAEPISSVLSQGRVPFIVPDKVLWPQLCEALNMKFKAEVQSTRGLSEENLVFLAQKAFSSTSVNPEDYRSMTMSWSQFNRESLPGRNFTFWQWFDGVMELTKKHLKPHWNDGAILGFVNKQQAQDMLMSKPNGTFLLRFSDSEIGGITIAWVAENPNKAGERMVWNLMPYTTKDFSIRSLADRISDLNHLLFLYPDRPKDDVFSKYYTPPLSKQVDGYVKPQIKQVVPEFATAPPDPSGANATYMDHAASPSVSHPHTYGIYPTTNDTMLDADGEFDLDDTMDVARHVEELLRRPMESQWIGHTQS; encoded by the exons ATGGCAGTGTGGATCCAGGCCCAGCAGCTCCAAGGGGAGGCTCTGCACCAGATGCAGTCCCTGTACGGGCAGCACTTTCCTATTGAGGTCCGCCACTACCTGTCCCAGTGGATCGAAAGCCAGATGTG GGATTCCATTGATTTGGAGAATCCTCAGGAGGAATTCAAGGCCAAACGGCTGCTGGACAGTTTGATCCAGGAGCTCCAGAAAAAAGCAGAACACCAAGTTGGTGAAGATGGTTTCCTGTTGAAGATCAAACTTGGGCACTACGCAAGTCAGCTCAAG AGTACGTACGACCGCTGCCCGCTGGAGCTAGTGCGATGTATAAAACACATTCTCTACACTGAGCAGAGACTGGTGCGAGAGGCAACAAAT TCGAGCTCTCCGGGAGGAGGGCTGCTGGACAGCATGTCTCAGAAGTACCAGCAGATCAACCAGGCCTTCGAGGAGCTGCGTGTGATGACCCAGGACACGGAGAACGACCTCCGCAAGCTGCAGCACAACCAGGAGTACTTCATCATCCAGTATCAGGAGAGCCTACGCATCCAGG CCCAGCTGACTAGCCTGTCCACTCTGCCCCCTGCGGACCGCCTGTTGAGGGAACCCAGCCTGCAGACCAAGAGGGCCACTGTGGAGGCCTGGCTCACTCGGGAGGCCAACACACTACAGAAATACAGACTG GACCTGGCCGAGAAGCATCAGAAGACTCTGCAGACGCTCAGGAAGCAGCAGACTGTCATCCTGGATGACGAGCTGATCCAGTGGAAGAGGCGGCAGCAGCTGGCGGGGAATGGGGGGCCCCCCGAGGGGGGATTGGATGTGCTGCAGTCCTG GTGTGAAAAGCTGGCGGAGACCATCTGGCAGAACCGGCAACAGATCCGAAGGGCTGAGCACCTCCGCCAGCAGCTGCCCATCCCCGGGCCTATCGAGGAGCTGCTGACCGAGCTCAACGGCACAATCACAGACATCATATCTGCACTAGTCACAAG CACCTTCATCATCGAGAAGCAGCCCCCGCAGGTCCTGAAGACGCAGACGAAGTTCGCGGCCACGGTGCGGCTGCTGGTGGGGGGGAAGCTGAACGTGCACATGAACCCCCCGCAGGTCAAGGCCACCATCATCAGCGAGCAGCAAGCCAAGGCCCTGCTGAAGAACGAGAACACCCGGAA tgaCAGCAGTGGAGAGATCCTCAACAATAACTGTGTCATGGAGTACCACCAAACCACTGGAACTCTCAGTGCCCACTTTAGAAATATG TCTTTGAAAAGGATCAAGCGTTCCGATCGACGGGGGGCGGAGTCCGTGACGGAGGAGAAATTCACCATCCTGTTTGAGTCGCAGTTCAGCGTTGGGGGGAACGAGCTGGTGTTTCAAGTCAAG ACGTTATCACTTCCAGTTGTGGTGATTGTCCATGGCAGCCAAGACAACAATGCCACAGCGACAGTATTGTGGGACAACGCCTTTGCTGAACCG ATCTCCTCTGTGCTTTCGCAGGGGAGGGTGCCCTTCATCGTCCCGGACAAGGTGCTGTGGCCGCAGCTGTGCGAGGCGCTCAACATGAAGTTCAAGGCGGAGGTGCAGAGCACAAGGGGGCTGTCGGAGGAGAACCTAGTCTTTCTGGCTCAGAAGGCCTTCAGCAGCACCAGCGTCAACCCAGAGGACTACCGCAGCATGACCATGTCCTGGTCACAGTTCAACAGG GAAAGCTTACCTGGTCGAAACTTCACGTTCTGGCAGTGGTTTGATGGAGTTATGGAGCTCACGAAAAAGCACCTGAAACCCCATTGGAACGATGG CGCGATACTGGGATTCGTGAACAAGCAGCAGGCCCAGGACATGTTGATGTCGAAACCCAATGGCACCTTCCTGCTGCGATTCAGCGACTCTGAGATTGGAGGGATAACCATAGCTTGGGTGGCCGAAAACCCCAATAAAGCAG GGGAGAGGATGGTGTGGAACCTGATGCCCTACACGACCAAAGATTTCTCCATCCGCTCTTTGGCTGATCGCATCAGCGACCTCAACCATCTGCTGTTCCTGTATCCCGACCGGCCGAAGGACGACGTCTTCTCCAAATACTACACCCCTCCTCTCT CAAAACAAGTGGATGGGTATGTGAAGCCACAGATTAAACAGGTTGTGCCAGA GTTTGCGACTGCACCTCCTGACCCATCTGGGGCAAATGCCACCTATATGGATCACGCGGCCTCTCCATCCGTCAGTCACCCACACACCTATGGCATATACCCCACCAC GAATGACACCATGCTGGATGCGGATGGGGAGTTTGACCTGGATGACACCATGGACGTGGCCAGACATGTGGAAGAGCTGTTGCGTCGCCCAATGGAGAGTCAGTGGATTGGACACACCCAAtcgtga
- the ghdc gene encoding GH3 domain-containing protein, producing MWAAWLGPALLVVVVSAMALLWRDIAWRAKGQRRSLGSLLKHYLGVRVLGWLGRRQRRRLESDTRAVQRVQEETLLGRLRKNAETSYGRLHGFGSIQDGEEFRARHPLTGYEDYRELVERVAGGEVGALTAERPSVLALTSGTSGSCRMLLSTRDTSTEFFLQGVAVCLDAMQRAHPGTQSLQRTAKFFYNPTWRQSEAGIPIGPNSSTPRSSRQLLSLYTTPAPAFEVPTEQEALYLHLLFAVKDPSLGTLESNFASTIYYAFCALQERWRELAEDVELGRVRPELAVPQEVRRDLDSRLRPDPARAAQLRAQCETGFQGIARRLWPRLNLVLTVDSGSNHVYGELLRRHYCQGVPFYSPFYAATEGLIGINLWPERERHQYLLCPRSMFCEFIPEEGLEERQPSTLLLHQVQEGQQYELVVTNAAGLYRYRLGDVVRVVGFHNQCPVVEFQYRRGQMLSVRGEKVSEELFYGALQRAVSLWPGAELVDYCCAESGILGHFSGGSDPHYQVFLELRGVRNLSEEQRYKLDHCLQEDSAIYKSFRFKGSIGPMRVQLVRGGAFQELRSHMLASSQACPNTFKMHRVLRRKEFVQFIQGRIIS from the exons ATGTGGGCTGCTTGGCTGGGTCCGGCTCTTCTGGTGGTCGTGGTGTCGGCCATGGCGCTGCTCTGGAGAGACATAGCCTGGAGAGCCAAGGGTCAGCGGAGGTCGCTGGGCAGCCTGCTCAAGCACTACCTGGGCGTGCGGGTGCTGGGCTGGCTGGGCCGGAGGCAGCGCCGGCGCCTGGAGTCCGATACCAGGGCTGTGCAGCGGGTCCAGGAGGAGACCTTGCTGGGGCGCCTGCGGAAGAACGCGGAGACCTCCTACGGGCGCCTGCACGGTTTCGGCTCGATTCAAG ACGGCGAAGAGTTTCGCGCGCGCCACCCGCTGACGGGCTACGAGGACTACAGGGAGCTGGTGGAGCGTGTGGCGGGCGGGGAGGTGGGGGCGCTGACGGCGGAGAGGCCCAGCGTCCTGGCCCTGACCTCCGGGACCTCCGGCTCCTGCCGCATGCTGCTGAGCACCAGGGACACCAGCACTGAGTTCTTCCTGCAG GGCGTGGCGGTGTGCCTGGATGCCATGCAGAGGGCCCATCCGGGCACCCAGAGCCTGCAGAGGACAGCCAAGTTTTTCTACAACCCAACCTGGCGCCAGTCGGAAGCGGGCATCCCCATCGGCCCCAACTCCTCCACCCCGAGGAGCTCTCGCCAGCTCCTCAGCCTCTACACCACCCCCGCGCCAGCCTTCGAGGTGCCCACCGAGCAAGAGGCTCTctacctgcacctcctctttgCTGTCAAGGACCCCTCGCTGGGCACCCTGGAGTCCAACTTCGCCTCCACCATCTACTACGCCTTCTGCGCCCTGCAG GAGCGCTGGCGAGAGCTGGCCGAGGACGTGGAGCTGGGCCGGGTCCGGCCCGAGCTGGCCGTCCCGCAGGAGGTCCGGCGCGACCTGGACTCGCGGCTCCGGCCCGACCCGGCCAGGGCCGCCCAGCTGCGGGCCCAGTGCGAGACAGGCTTCCAGGGCATCGCGCGCCGGCTGTGGCCCCGACTCAACCTGGTGCTGACCGTGGACTCGGGCTCCAACCACGTCTACGGCGAGCTCCTGAGACGACACTACTGCCAGGGAGTGCCCTTCTACTCTCCCTTCTACGCCGCCACAGAAG GCCTGATCGGAATAAACCTGTGGCCCGAGAGGGAGCGGCACCAGTACCTCCTGTGTCCGCGGTCCATGTTCTGTGAGTTCATCCCCGAGGAGGGCCTGGAGGAGAGGCAGCCAAGCACTCTGCTGCTGCACCAGGTGCAGGAGGGGCAGCAGTATGAGCTGGTCGTCACCAATGCAGCTGGGCTGTACAG GTATCGTCTTGGGGACGTGGTGAGAGTGGTCGGATTCCACAATCAGTGCCCAGTGGTAGAATTTCAGTACAG ACGCGGACAGATGTTGAGTGTGAGAGGGGAGAAGGTGTCCGAGGAGCTGTTTTACGGCGCCCTGCAGCGCGCGGTCAGTCTCTGGCCAGGAGCCGAGCTCGTCGACTACTGCTGTGCGGAGAGCGGCATTCTGG GACATTTCTCCGGAGGCTCGGATCCCCACTACCAGGTGTTCCTGGAGCTAAGAGGGGTGAGGAATCTGTCTGAGGAGCAGCGCTACAAG CTGGATCACTGTCTCCAGGAAGACTCCGCCATCTATAAATCATTCAGGTTCAAAGGCAGCATCGGGCCAATGAGGGTGCAGCTGGTGAGGGGCGGGGCTTTCCAGGAGCTGCGGAGTCACATGCTAGCGTCCTCGCAGGCCTGCCCCAACACATTCAAAATGCACCGCGTCCTGCGCAGGAAGGAGTTCGTGCAGTTCATCCAGGGAAGGATCATCTCCTGA